Part of the Ziziphus jujuba cultivar Dongzao chromosome 8, ASM3175591v1 genome is shown below.
AAAGGTGGAAGACTTTAAGGTAACACCTCTTTGTTCATTCTTGTATATGTGTGATTTGGAATATCCAATTCGTGGTACTTAAATAGCATTTTTCCTTTGTACAAATCTTGTTATATCCACTGTGGGCAGGTTGGGGACTGGGTTAGAGTGAAAGCTTCAGTGCCCTCCCCAAAATATGGATGGGAGGACATCACGAGAAACAGTGTTGGGGTAATTCACAGCTTGGAGGAGGATGGTGACATGGGTGTTGCCTTTTGCTTCAGGAACAAGCCATTTACTTGCTCTGTCACAGATGTAGAAAAGGTGCCTCCTTTTGAAGTGGGTGAAGAGGTTCATGTGATGCCATCTGTGACTCAGCCCAGACTTGGATGGTCAAATGAAAGTCCAGCAACTGTCGGAAAAATTATTAGAATTGACATGGATGGTGCTTTGAATGTAAGCATGCATATCTTTTCACTTGCATATGTAATATCTAACGTGATGATTTCTGAACAATTGCCTTCTTGTACGTTATGGAAAGAAGTTGCTGTAGCATTACGTTTATAAAAGTCAACAAGGGATAACAATATTATCTTTCATTAAGGAAattgatgacattttatttGAACAATTTAAATAAGGTTATTGTAGAAAACGATAAAAATAACTGTTATCTACAATTAATGATAGCTTATcttatatatttgtgtttttgATTTAACAAACTTTGATAGGTTTTagttaccaaaagaaaaaataattaatgtggTTATGAAACCTTTAAACTTTTTCCCTAAAATACCGTTTACCTGGTGCAAAGGACATGTGTGGTTTCATGGCCTACTTGTCTGCTTCTTGTTCATACTTAATAGGTTTtgatctatatttttattactagaAAACTAAATCTTTTTTGACACAGGTTGTGAATGATAAACTGTAAATTTTCGGTCTGATAAGTACAAATCTTTTATATCTGCTTCATGCTTGATGTTtggttttcttattttgatGCAGGTAAAAGTTGCTGGCAGACGTACCTTCTGGAAAGTTTCGCCTGGAGATGCAGAGCGACTTTCTGGTTTTGAAGTTGGTGACTGGGTAAGATCAAAACCATGCCTGGGGACTAGACCAAGTTATGATTGGAACACCATTGGGAAAGAAAGTTTAGCTGTTGTGTTCAGTGTACAAGACAATGGTTATCTAGAGTTGGCTTGCTGTTTTCGGAAAGGCAGGTGGCATACTTACTATGCGGATGTTGAAAAGGTTCCATCTTTCAAAGTTGGGCAACATGTGCGGTTCCGTAGTGGATTAGTTGAGCCAAGATGGGGCTGGAGAGGGGCTCAGCTTCATTCACGAGGAATTATAACCACTGTTCATGCTGATGGGGAAGTGAGAGTGGCTTTCTTTGGTTTGCCAGGGTTATGGAAAGGTGATCCAGCGGACCTTGAGCTGGAGCAAATGTTTGAAGTGGGAGAATGGGTGAGATTAAGAAAGTATGCAAGTAGTTGGAAGTCCATTGAGCCAGGTAGTGTTGGTGTTGTGCAAGGAATAGGGTACGAAGGAGATGAATGGGATGGAACCACATTTGTTGGTTTTTGTGGGGAGCAAGAAAAGTGGGTGGGGCCTACTTCCCATCTTGAAAGGGTAGACAGGCTTATTGTTGGTCAGAAGGTTAAGGTTAAACTCTCTATAAAGCAACCAAGGTTTGGTTGGTCAGGCCATAGTCATGCTAGTGTCGGAACTATATCTGCAATTGATGCTGATGGAAAACTAAGAATATATACTCCAGCTGGATCAAAAGCTTGGATGTTGGATCCGTCAGAAGTGGTACTGGTGGAAGAGGAGGAGCTTCATATTGGAGATTGGGTTAGGGTTAAAGCCTCTGTTTCAACCCCAGCATATCAGTGGGGAGAGGTTCGTCATTCAAGCATTGGAGTGGTGCACAGAATGGAAGATGGGGAGCTTTGGGTGGCATTCTGCTTCATGGAGAGGCTATGGCTCTGCAAGGCATGGGAGATGGAACGGGTAAGACCATTCAAAGTGGGTGACAAGGTGCGGATTAGAGAAGGACTAGTGACCCCAAGGTGGGGTTGGGGAATGGAGACGCATACAAGCAAGGGACAGGTGGTTGGGGTGGATGCAAACGGGAAGTTAAGGATTAAGTTCCGATGGAGAGAAGGCCGGCCATGGGTCGGAGATCCAGCTGATATTGTACTTGATGAACCCTCTTCTGGCCGAAATGAAACTCAAAAGTGAAGGCCCCTTTCACAGCCTATGGGTATTTCAATTGGCTCGCAAGCCTATGCATTTCTGCCATCACAAAGCTTTTTGCAGAGAAGTGGGAAGCTGATACTGATGCCTGCTGCACCATGATCCGATTGGCTATACATTTTGTTGCAAAGAGCACCGCAAGTGCAACTAcatgatttatttattgttaataaaacAGTATAAGGGATGGGATAGATAGGAATCTGAGGGAGAAATTGGTATGCCTTATTGTTAATTATAGGAGATACGGAAGGCATCCAGAGAAAAAGGTGGCAGTAggaaatttgtattctaaaGACGATGTTTGTAGTTTGACAAGCTTTTGaggtatatatacatgtttttatatgtttattgatGTTCTTCAAATTGGAGGCTTTGATCTTTCCGAGTTACTATATTTTCTAGGTTGATCTTTACTTGAACTCTAGTCCTTGAAAATGTTCATATAAGATAAACTATCTGCATATTGAAAAAGGAAGTAAGTTTGGGATTAGTATTCTCATAACAGAGGACAAAGGCAAATTATTAGggcatggtaaaataaaaataaaattgaacagggtaaatttatatttcatagaATCATCACAGTGGAACAACATCATTTTTAGCTCATCATCGAATatgagcaaccaaaaaaaaagcccaaaattcCAAGATCCTGTTCTGTAGTTTTGACTTGTCAGGCTTTCTTCTTTCGCTCTTCTGTTTACAAGTGTCGTCCTATTAATTGTTGGCGGACCAATTAGGATTGTGGAACAGTCTTACTCCTGATCGTATATCATGTAATACGTATACTGCAAGAAATGTCACGTCACACACGCACTCACTGAAGCTTTTGGAGTTCGAAGTTTTACGTTTTGACAATACTTATACTGCAAGTAatgtcacacacacacacacactcactGAAGCTTTTGTAGTTCAAGTTTTACGTTTTTCAACGCGTAAACAAtatttgattcatttttatccTAAACGCGTTTTGGACCCTATAAGTGTGTTTGAACTCTTGTTTGAAATTTCAGTAAAACATCCAGAAGAAAGTTGTTATTTTACACTGGATTTGACCCATTTTTCCATCGGTGCGGAGCCTCTTGAATCTTGTTTTTCTGACATATCTCATGGGGTACCTAACAATGGGCACTGCAGGGACTGATAAGGTTTATCTTAGCGGTTTTGTTTCTCTTCTGTGGATCGTTCTGGAAAATGCAACTTAAAAGGTGATGCCAATTGGATAGGCACTTTGTTGATTTGTTTCATTACTGTTAATTTCTTTGTGATTATGCCTCGGAAATTTAGTGATATGTTAGGAAAGTTATTGTCACATGCAATATATGCCTCGGAAATTTAGTGATATGTTAGGAAAGTTGTTGTCATAGGCATTTCATATTGCATGCAATTGTGAAGTTTGCTTTGTTGGGGTTATTCTCTATGGTTGTTTTCTGTACCAAGTATTCTGGCCTCAAATTTCATTCAAAATCTGGGTTTGTGGTGAAAGGAAAGGGATCAGGAAAGGTAAATGATTTATTGGGTGTTGGATATTTATCTCTTCTCTCCTTGGTCGTTTCATGGGAAAAGGAGGGTGCTGGATTTGGTGTATTCGAATTTCTACTTAGAGGTGACAATGGATGATGCTTCTATGGAGATTCCTGGGAATGATGGAGGAAGACCAAATCTTTGATTGGTGCTTGTGTTTATTGTTGGTTCTtatgtttattgttttttactACTCATCCCCAGAAGCAATCGGGATTATTTCTTGATGGGACAAGAAACTGATAATAATCAACAAGAAGGAGATCATCTGCTGCCAAGAATCGACTCATTTGGTATTGATATAGACCAACTATTGTTTGCATTGTACCAGCGGTGACGATATGGGAGATCTTGTTGGTGAATGAGGATGAAGAGGAGAATAAAGAAGCGATTGGATTTGAAAAGTATGAGAGATAGGAAGAAAAAGATGAGGATATAGAGAACTTTATGCTGGATGAAGAAGGCAACTCCAATAGGGAAATGATTGAAAGGGAAGATtatgagagagagggagaagatGAGGAAAAGAGAGGACTTCATGTTAAATTATGAAAGACGGAGAAAACAAGGAATGGAAGACTAGTGAGGTTACACTACGGGAACTAATCAAAGTCCATGTGGCACATTGAAAGCGTAGATTTTGAGGTGGCGGTGGATATGTGGTTGTGGACAATACAGGAGATTTTGGATCAAGCATTAACATGGATTTTCGAGTAAACATCTCTTGAAGTACAATACTTTCCACGTATGAATCTTCATTTCATAGTAGAAATTTGctttcaacaaataaacaacCAGGTTAGTGGCACCAGGAGAATAATAGAGATTTGTTTTCTGCGGATGACAATATTCAGTTGTCTACTAGTCCCCACCTCCAACAACCAACCAAAAGACGATAACAACATTCAACCTACAATGCCATGAAACTGAAACTCTACCGCAATGTTTTGAGCAAGATCATTCAAAAATTGTTGCAGCCAAGGAAACCACCCAAAAACGATAGCTACCACCGACTATGGTGATGGTATAACCGTAGTATAATCTAGCTTCTCAGAGAAAGGGTGTGTTGTTGAAGGCAAACTTAGAATTTCAATTATGATTTGCTTTGGTTGGGTATATAGCAATcatgtaaaagaaaaactttCTGGAAGCTGACAATGGTagcttttatttaataatagaaCTGTTAAGATGCAAGCAGATTTGCAAATTGAACTCTGAATTGTGTGTTGTCATTGATCTCTTCTTATTGACTTTTGACCACATTTCCAGGctatatataaacatgtttttatattttctcatgTTGTTCAAATCGAAGCCTTTTCATCTTTTGAGATTTTTTGGGGtctttttgtaccaatcttatACTTCCCTCATATTGATCTTTAGCTTAACACAATCACATTCAACTTTTGGTGACTACAAACAGTCAAATTAACAGTTCCAGCGTCCTTTTAAAAATAGGTAGGCTTGGTTCTTTAGTAACCCAAACTTGATGGTCCAGTCATTGGTTATGGTTCAAGGTTCAAGAAACACAAACTTTTATTTATGCAGTGCGCCAAAGTAGATGAACATATATAGATGCTACAACTCTTACCATTCAAAGTAAACAAGCAGCAAAAGTGATTGAAATGAGTTTATACAAATGAAATGCATAGTGACTTCATTTGATGGAAGCGAGCCTTAAGGgagccaccaaaaaaaaaaaaaaaaaaaaaaaaattgctttcctAACTTTTGCAAAATGAGCcacaaatatttaaactagtaaATGCAAATGGGATACAATTAGTGAGCATCTGGGACCGGGGAGTTGAAACTTGAGCTGGTGACCCTTTGGGTTACCCTCTGAAATAAAATTTGTCAGAGGTCGATTGCGAATGGAAATAAACTCAAAAGTAAAAGCAGAAaaattccccccaaaaaaaccaACACTGGCAGATGCTCGCTTGTGAGCATGCACCTAAACATGCTTTAGTGTCAACCATACAAGCTTTAACAAAAACACTCTTCCTCAGGGATGTCCTCCCATACACCCATTCATATTTTCAGCAAGCCACTTTGAGAAGCCATCTACCAGCGCATCCCTCATCCATGCATGCCGGCAACTGTCAGCTGCCTCTTCTACAGTCAGCCAACTTCTGTTTCGGGTATTCTGCTCTGGCCATGACTCGAGTTCCTCCGTGACAGACAGCGCAAACATTTCAGCTTTACATAAACCTTCTGGACTAAACTCGTCTTGAGCGGTTTTGCTCTTAAAATCATAACACCCCAAATGACCCTGACATAAGAGTAAAACAAACAAGAATTGGTTATTTGATCTAACTGAGAAGGCATATAATATCCATATAAAAGATGACACCCTATAAGTACATGCTAATTTTACCAAATACTAGTTTTAGTTTCAGCACATACAGGTTATCATAGAAAACCAAGTGAAACCGAGCCATAACAGTCACATATTTTCTGAGGCAAACAAATCCAAAAGTTCCTTCAAAATAGTACCTTTTATCAACCAATTTGATAAATCCTtacctttctttatttattattttataaaaagaataataaatagcaGCAACTAAAGATAAAACCAGCATAAATAGTCCACAGTGCAACTCATAAATCTCCCAGAGCATCCCGAGTCACACAGAAGGAAATTACCTAAAGTTATAATCTTGAAATGAAAACAAACGGACAAGCCAATAATTCAAGATCTTAAAAGATCAAGACACAAAAGGATAATTGGAGAGTTTCATTATGCTGAAAAAACCAGAGGAAAAGGATATGCACATATAAGATTATTAAGAGATATTTCACCATTAGTTCTCCTCGAACTCCAGCCTCTTCAATAGCTTCCCTCACTGCAGCCTCTTCAACGGTTTCATCGTTCTCCCATCCTCCCTATAAGAAGAAACAGGACGGTAATCAATTGATGTAGTCATGTAGGTTTGACAAACCACCACCAAAAGTTCCTAGAGTTCTTAATGTAGTAATTTTAGCATCTATCTCATCGAAGATCTTTTGGTTGCTCCACAAACATAAGTTCAATACCTAagggagacaagccatgcattGCTGACAATTAATTATTACACAAAGAAATAAACTTGTAATCTTCAACCAGATTTCATTCCTAGGCCACATTTTAGCTCATGACTTTCAGAATGCTATATCTTTTGTATtcttatttcaaaacaaaactgaatgtttaaacaaaagaagaaaggcAAAGTGAAATGGTACTCGTCAAGTGAATTTCACAAAGAAAAGTATCACAACTTTTTTACCTTTTCAAACTCCAGTATAAGGAAAAGAATGTACCTTTGGAAACAAGAGACCTGGACCACTAGGGGAGTTAATCATAAGCACCTCAACAATCTTTTTGGAACCAGCATCTCTATTGTCATCAGAATTTCTATACCTAAATGGAATACACCTGACAAAATATGCCAGTTTAgtctttaatttatattaaacagCTAGTAACCTCTTAGCAGATTtcaaatagttttaaaatttatgataaagCTATGAAATAACACATAATTATCAAACCAAATAGCAAAAATGTCAATTAAATATATTGCCAGCGAATAAATTGCTGCCTTCCTTGGCCACAGTAAAATTTCATCTTATTATTGTACCACCAAGATCATCccaaataaatattacaatgGGCAAAAATGTCAATATCAACTGATACATTGATGATCTGAATTTACTAAAGAATTGGCTGATAAGTACATTATTATCAATTTCAATAATAGTAAATAGATGACAACAATGGATATATTccttaaaatatagaaaattcaaATGATGCAAATGTCATAGATACTACAAAACTTCTCGAAACAACTCTCCTAATACAAATGTCCAGTAGAAATGTTCAATTatacaataaaatttcattgtgATATGTACCACCATAGATCTCAGACATGTTACCAATCACGAGGAATGACAAGCAAATTAGAGGGAGTTGGGTGCATTAAACCACTAGCTGTCAACCAAACTAACTACTTCGTGTTATCCATCAATATTAAGGGTTTCTATGTCTTTTGTGAACTTTGTGGTTTTAGTCAATGGGAAACCCAATAGGTAGTTAGTGGCTCCTTAGGTCTTAGGCAAAGTGACCTTTCATCACCTTTCTCATTTACATTAGTGGGAGATATTCTAAGAAGAATTCAAGTTAGAACATccttaatattttaacaaaggTTTTCAAATGTGTAGAGGGTGAAAATCATCAtgtatatgcttaattattctataaaaaaaaaaaaaaaactgtgctaGGAAATAAGAATTTCAAGGTATTCAATCATCCTTGTGGGGCTTAACACATTAGATCCTAAGTACTTTGCTTTTTGGGCCACAACAAATTTTATGTACTTTCTGATTATGTACGGATATTAGCACGTAATATGAGGGTAGAAGTTGAATAGCATCTATAGCTTGAGCAGTTTTTTGTTGAACTCAACCTTAACTTAGGTTCctatttatactatttttattatgaatagTATAAAtagtgtataaatattatatatatatatatataaatatatatatatataacctcaaGCATTAAGAAAATTAGGGCATTTCCCTAAAAATATGCCATATCCCTGCCAACTACATTGATAACATTCAACAAAATGTAAACGTAAAACTCAAAAACAACATTCAATCTCCATATCTACCATGGTCAACTGCAAGATTTACTTCTATAATTTTCTCAACCCAACTTCTCAACCACTTCTATTCCAGTTTGACGTCATGTAACTTAAGCCTCACCTCATAGACCCACTTATGCATTTGAAGCTATAGGTTTAGAGTGTTTTTATCTAGATCCTTCTTCAACTTGAATCctcaaaaatcattttattcATTAGACCAGtaataaacattttcataatcCCTCAATCTTCTTAGGAAAATATGCCACCACAATAAAAACCACTAAATTCAACTCAATGTCCTAAAAACTTTGACTATATTGATTTACAATCTACCACACACTCTTCACACTCCTAGAgggataaaaataatatatgtctGAACAGAACAAAAACTCCAGCAGAGGATTCAACATCTAACCAACAACTCCCAACCCAACCCAAGAATAGAGAAAACCAAAATTCAACTCTGACAGCAATGTAAAGATACTGAAGATATCCCAATGTGATACACCAGTTCCcgtcaaataataaaataaatccaataatctGATCAACAAATTACCATGTTTTCTTAATAAACCAATGAATAACCTTCACCTAATCCACATTATCCacctaaaaacataataaaaacacAAATCAGATTAAAAACTATTCATTTCTGCTCCGTATAAGATTAAAAATGAGACAAGGACCATTGTCATAGCCATCAAccagtcaacatatattaaacaatcaaaaattcatttatcattcattttttttttttgtcccttaATATATAGACACTTcataaaaaaatctttcaacTTTGACCACATTGCCATTGAAAGCAACATTTCacataaacaacaaaaaaatcaacatcCACCAAAAACCCAACAAAtgaatacatacatataaacaGTATATAATGTCACGTGCTAAAAAAAGGTAGATTAGAAGATGAAAATGCAATGTACCCGGCGATGAGTCGACGACCATCGTCGTACCGTTGCTGATGCCGACCAGTGCGGGCCACCAAATCAGACATACTATGCAAGAGATTGATCTCCCAAAAGGTCCTTCCTTTTTCACGGATTTTCAAAGCCTCAgctccattttttgttttttcagttctttttctctttctttctcggTCACAACGACGAGGAGTCTCAGAGTTTCACACAATGCTCACGCCTGCACCGGAAAACTGCTCCACCATTGCTGTCCTCCCCTTCGACGGCGCTTCTCAAAGCTCTCTTGCATGATCCAATGGCGGGTGTTTGGTTCGTTTCTAGGGTTTGTTTCAGTTTttgcagagagaaagagaaatcagagaaagagagagagcgagagagatgGAAATGAGGGGTTTGAGgttagagagaaagagagtgtagagagagaaagcgcTTAGAACGGATCGGACAGGTGGGGTCGGTCAAAATCGCGTGGGCTGATGGGTCAAATAATCGGGGGCCCAGTTTCTGAGATCCGGTGGGGGCTACTATGCTTCTAGGACCACCGTATTGTAAGAAAGCTTCTTTGATTTTAATTGGTTGAGGAAATCTTTTAAGCGTTTCCATTGGATTGTTTCTGTTCTACTACTGTGGTGTTGACTGCACCTGATTTTGAAATCGGTGGAAGAAGTCAGCGTATACCGTATTGGTTGTTAAAAGGCAAGCTCTGTTTGTTTTCGCGTCGTGTACGGAACGGTTGTAATTCAGCGGTTCGATCCAGTGGAGTCTTCCTGTCCGTTGGATTAGactttgctttttttaaaaaattcgttttttctaatttaagtGAATGTATAATGAGTACCTTCGCCATGCAAATAGAACTACATTACGACAGAATTTTGGCCCATCAAAAAGAACCCGTGTTTTGTTTTGCAAGATTCCATTGGGCCTAATAGTGAAGCCCAAAAATTACTTGAGctgttttttttccctctctttctccaACCTTAGGCCTCTGTGTTACACAGTAGCAGCTGCTATAACCTAGACTTCTAAGCAATTTCCATCCTCAATCTTCATCGTTGCAAAGTGCAAAGCCGGTGAGTTCTCATctcatctttctctctctctttcagcATTTCATCGGAAATCGTGGAATTTCTGGCTATGTCACTGGTAATTTCATCAAAAATCGTGCAAAGCCGGTAACTTcacacaatgtttttttttttttttttttttttttttttttttggtctcaaACGTCGACCGACACCGGagcctttttttccccccttcagTTTAGTAAACAAATTAATTCTGAATTAAGAGAATGGCGCTTGATTTTGGCTTTGATGGTTTTTAGAGTAAGTGCTATATGCTAAACAAACAGTGCGCGATAAAGAATGAAGAAAGTTTTTGCCTATTATATAATGTTGAAATTTCTATTGTGGTATGGAAGTCTttcaacttatatatatattttttccccaATGTGAATTTTCTTTGGTGCAGTAAGTTTCTCTAATCTTTTTCAAATTCCAAAGCTGTTGGAGAGGTTAAATTTCCCAAGTTGGAGGAAGATTGTTTATGCTGTCACTATGGTCAGTCTTAGCTTcatttttttgtgatttttttttttgtcattattatattttgatccaGTGGATAAATATGCCATATGGTGCTTTTGTTCTCAGGACGTGTTCAGGAGTGCCATACTGCAACCTAGGCCACCTGAAAGTTTTGCTCTACAGCTAGTTCAGCAAGTTATAAAGCCTCAGGTAATCATTGTGTGAAGTAATTGATCCTTGGTGGAGTTGTCATAGTCTTTGCATTACTTTGTTGACATATTAGCTGCGTATCATTTCACATGCACATGATGAAGATTTcccatttatttgtttattttttcataatttatatttatagtttgttGTGATTTGCTTGCCTATGTTTTTGGATTTTGTCATGTTGTTATTTCTATTCAGTCGATTGATTTTTGTATGACAGAAACAAACGAAGCTAGCTCAAGATGAGAATCAGTTATTAGAAAACATTCTTCGAACATTGCTTCAAGAATTGGTGGTATGTTTTTCTCTCTAGTTCTTGTTCTTCAAGAGCTGATAGACACGCACATGacccatatttgaaaattattactGACATTAAAACAAAGTGGGGGTTTGAACTTTGCTTGGTGTGGTGTAGCAGTTTAATATGCTGTGTTTTTGAGATTTGAATGTAGCTCTGTTTAGAATCTTGTATAAACTTTATTTTAACTCTAAAAAGTAGAATATAAAACAAATTGGAACGGAACCTTCCTATCAGTGTGGAGTTTTTCCATTTTAGCAATCAGCATGGGAGTGATCCTCTATTTTCATTGTTATTCCTTGAAATTATGTGTTAATAGACTTAGTTTTTATTGCTTGTATTTGGTGCAGTCCTCTGCTGTACAGTCAGGGGAGCAGATAATGCAATATGGGCAATCAATTGATGATGGAGGAAGTACCCAGGGTCTTATTCCTCGTCTTCTTGGTTTGTATATATTCtcatttgcttttatttatttattttttttttccgtttaaattttttttctattttatcaaATACTCGAATATGCtcaaaaaagttatattatttgGGACATCTTTCTGCAAGAAGTATTATACAAAACCTTTCTTAGGTATTATTTTGGTACTAGGGAAGCTTGTGAGTTGTAAGCTTGTTGGTGAAGGCCCAATCTAAGAAAGTTTTACTCTTCCAAACATCTGTCTGCTAGAATTATTATACAAAACCTTTAATTAGGTATCTTCTGATATTATGACGGCTTGTAAGCTTGTTACTGAAGGCTTAACTATTATCTGGAGGGCTCCTCATGGAAGCCTTGCATGGATCTTAAAAACCATGACAATTATTTGTTGCATATGACTTTTTAATGTAATGAGCATGTCATTTTATGTTTCAGTAAGACTTATATGTTGTAGATAGAACTAAACAATAATACGTTTTAATTTGGAATAAATGATTATTGACAGACATAAAATAGTGTCAAAAGATCTATTTTAGGTTTAACCAAAACTATTTGATGGCTTAGCATTTCTAAATTTTAGGGTTATTGTGGTTGAAAGGGGCAGCATTATAGGTATGATTCAGCCATTTGTTTTGGGATGAGAAAAATTTGAGTTGGGGGCTGTTCTGGGGCAATGAACAATGCTTGTGGACAAATAACACGTAAAAGGAAGTGGCTGTTGATGGAGTTTGGGATTCGTTGTTTGTAGATTGATATTAAAGTTTCCAGTGGTAGGAATTGAGGGTGTTGATGAGATTAAGAGCGTTTTAATTGCAGTTGGGTTTGTGTAGACTTGCAGAAGGTAACTGAATGGTAACCATATTAGCTGAATGGGCATAagtatgttattatttttcctgtAAAAGAATAAAGCCGATGGAGAATGTTTTTGTCCCTTGATTAAGCCACATTAAACACTTAGTGCAAACTTGGCATCT
Proteins encoded:
- the LOC107428676 gene encoding nudix hydrolase 16, mitochondrial — protein: MSDLVARTGRHQQRYDDGRRLIAGCIPFRYRNSDDNRDAGSKKIVEVLMINSPSGPGLLFPKGGWENDETVEEAAVREAIEEAGVRGELMGHLGCYDFKSKTAQDEFSPEGLCKAEMFALSVTEELESWPEQNTRNRSWLTVEEAADSCRHAWMRDALVDGFSKWLAENMNGCMGGHP